A stretch of the Erinaceus europaeus chromosome 1, mEriEur2.1, whole genome shotgun sequence genome encodes the following:
- the C1H10orf62 gene encoding uncharacterized protein C10orf62 homolog — protein MRLMDEHIATSAGLGDDITLGKPNLPKHEPDHPGSPTPSVPLALSVWRGVLEALVELVRQPSCKVVLGTAFLLGVGGLLLWIQREKRRKKSSKSVATEDPELSECHKAKNESWIKSHFSRFSEEKLASCSNMATAATSGSATGPKPDSGSGEANTTIRVETFTTKQEGSSAVHRESFTSKQRMSGTSITKETHRESGKSSATDAATWAAVSACTKEIDTKGRQLANSMLQRAISYQHSGHLETKDINQEELKALEEVEMKLKGDFLTQRETTVAGMNHSHTFHGHGHHSHQDHSSHSNHPSHASYANYASHHSHSLPSRSHQNYGRFEAT, from the exons ATGAGGCTCATGGACGAACACATAGCGACTTCAGCAGGCCTGGGAGACGAT ATAACTCTGGGGAAGCCTAACCTTCCCAAGCATGAGCCAGACCACCCGGGCTCCCCCACTCCCAGCGTGCCGTTAGCTCTGTCTGTCTGGCGTGGGGTCCTGGAGGCCCTAGTGGAGCTGGTCCGGCAGCCATCAtgcaaggtggtgctggggaccgccTTCTTATTGGGAGTCGGAGGTCTCCTGCTGTGGatccagagggagaagagaaggaagaagtctTCCAAGTCAGTGGCCACCGAGGACCCAGAACTGTCCGAATGCCACAAAGCCAAGAATGAGAGCTGGATCAAGTCGCACTTCAGCCGCTTCTCAGAAGAGAAGTTGGCCAGCTGCAGCAACATGGCCACAGCCGCCACCAGTGGCAGTGCCACTGGCCCCAAGCCTGACAGCGGCAGCGGAGAGGCCAACACCACCATCCGTGTGGAGACCTTCACCACCAAGCAGGAAGGAAGCTCAGCCGTTCACCGTGAGTCCTTCACCAGCAAGCAAAGGATGTCTGGCACCTCTATCACCAAGGAGACCCACAGGGAGTCCGGGAAGTCCTCGGCCACTGACGCAGCCACATGGGCCGCCGTTTCTGCCTGCACCAAGGAGATCGACACCAAGGGCCGGCAGCTGGCCAACTCCATGCTGCAGCGTGCCATCTCCTACCAGCACTCGGGCCATCTGGAGACCAAGGACATCAACCAGGAGGAGCTAAAGGCCCTAGAGGAGGTGGAAATGAAGCTGAAAGGGGATTTCCTCACCCAAAGGGAGACAACCGTGGCCGGCATGAACCATTCCCACACCTTCCATGGCCACGGTCACCACAGCCACCAGGACCACTCGAGCCACTCAAACCACCCGAGCCACGCAAGCTACGCAAACTATGCGAGTCACCACAGCCACAGCCTACCCAGCCGCAGCCACCAGAACTACGGCCGCTTTGAAGCCACCTAA
- the ANKRD2 gene encoding ankyrin repeat domain-containing protein 2 isoform X1 — protein MASSEALQRATALIEQRLAQEENEQKLQAPPGQKMSMDALVLEDEKHHGAQSLALQKVKSQERVRKTSRDLRQEIIDVGGIQNLIELRKKRKQKKREALAAQEPPPEPQEITGPVDDETFLKAAVEGKMKVIDKFLADGGPVDTCDQFHRTALHRASLEGHMDILEKLLESGATVDFQDRLDCTAMHWACRGGHLEVVKLLQSRGADTSVRDKLLSTPLHVAVRTGHVEIVEHFLSLGLDTNAKDREGDSALHDAVRLNRYKIIKLLLLHGADMMAKNLAGKTPADLVQLWQSDTRQALEHPEPGSEQNGLEGHVENGQEPPQPVPVQ, from the exons CAGAAACTCCAAGCCCCTCCCGGGCAGAAGATGTCCATGGATGCACTGGTGCTGGAGGATGAGAAGCACCACGGGGCTCAGAGCCTGGCCCTGCAGAAAGTGAAG AGCCAGGAACGTGTCCGGAAGACCTCTCGTGACCTTCGGCAAGAGATCATAGATGTGGGTGGGATCCAGAACCTCATTGAGCTGCGGAAAAAACGGAAGCAGAAGAAGCGGGAAGCCCTGGCCGCCCAGGAACCTCCTCCGGAGCCCCAGGAGATC ACTGGCCCTGTAGATGATGAGACCTTCCTGAAAGCTGCAGTGGAGGGCAAAATGAAGGTCATTGACAAGTTCCTGGCCGATGGGGGTCCTGTGGACACCTGTGATCAG TTTCACCGGACTGCACTGCACCGAGCATCTCTGGAGGGCCATATGGACATCCTGGAGAAGCTTCTGGAAAGTGGGGCCACTGTGGATTTCCAGGATCGG CTGGACTGCACAGCCATGCACTGGGCCTGCCGTGGGGGCCACTTAGAGGTGGTGAAGCTCCTGCAAAGTCGAGGAGCGGACACCAGTGTGAGGGATAAG CTGCTGAGTACCCCTCTGCACGTAGCAGTCAGGACAGGACACGTGGAAATTGTGGAGCATTTTCTGTCCCTGGGTCTGGACACCAATGCCAAGGACAGA GAAGGGGACAGTGCCCTGCACGATGCTGTGAGGCTCAATCGCTACAAGATCATCAAGCTGCTGCTCCTGCATGGGGCTGACATGATGGCCAAGAACCTG GCAgggaagacccctgcagacctggtgCAGCTGTGGCAGTCGGACACCCGACAAGCTCTGGAGCACCCTGAGCCGGGGTCAGAGCAGAATGGGCTGGAGGGGCATGTGGAGAATGGGCAGGAGCCCCCTCAGCCTGTGCCAGTCCAGTAA
- the ANKRD2 gene encoding ankyrin repeat domain-containing protein 2 isoform X2: MASSEALQRATALIEQRLAQEENEKLQAPPGQKMSMDALVLEDEKHHGAQSLALQKVKSQERVRKTSRDLRQEIIDVGGIQNLIELRKKRKQKKREALAAQEPPPEPQEITGPVDDETFLKAAVEGKMKVIDKFLADGGPVDTCDQFHRTALHRASLEGHMDILEKLLESGATVDFQDRLDCTAMHWACRGGHLEVVKLLQSRGADTSVRDKLLSTPLHVAVRTGHVEIVEHFLSLGLDTNAKDREGDSALHDAVRLNRYKIIKLLLLHGADMMAKNLAGKTPADLVQLWQSDTRQALEHPEPGSEQNGLEGHVENGQEPPQPVPVQ, from the exons AAACTCCAAGCCCCTCCCGGGCAGAAGATGTCCATGGATGCACTGGTGCTGGAGGATGAGAAGCACCACGGGGCTCAGAGCCTGGCCCTGCAGAAAGTGAAG AGCCAGGAACGTGTCCGGAAGACCTCTCGTGACCTTCGGCAAGAGATCATAGATGTGGGTGGGATCCAGAACCTCATTGAGCTGCGGAAAAAACGGAAGCAGAAGAAGCGGGAAGCCCTGGCCGCCCAGGAACCTCCTCCGGAGCCCCAGGAGATC ACTGGCCCTGTAGATGATGAGACCTTCCTGAAAGCTGCAGTGGAGGGCAAAATGAAGGTCATTGACAAGTTCCTGGCCGATGGGGGTCCTGTGGACACCTGTGATCAG TTTCACCGGACTGCACTGCACCGAGCATCTCTGGAGGGCCATATGGACATCCTGGAGAAGCTTCTGGAAAGTGGGGCCACTGTGGATTTCCAGGATCGG CTGGACTGCACAGCCATGCACTGGGCCTGCCGTGGGGGCCACTTAGAGGTGGTGAAGCTCCTGCAAAGTCGAGGAGCGGACACCAGTGTGAGGGATAAG CTGCTGAGTACCCCTCTGCACGTAGCAGTCAGGACAGGACACGTGGAAATTGTGGAGCATTTTCTGTCCCTGGGTCTGGACACCAATGCCAAGGACAGA GAAGGGGACAGTGCCCTGCACGATGCTGTGAGGCTCAATCGCTACAAGATCATCAAGCTGCTGCTCCTGCATGGGGCTGACATGATGGCCAAGAACCTG GCAgggaagacccctgcagacctggtgCAGCTGTGGCAGTCGGACACCCGACAAGCTCTGGAGCACCCTGAGCCGGGGTCAGAGCAGAATGGGCTGGAGGGGCATGTGGAGAATGGGCAGGAGCCCCCTCAGCCTGTGCCAGTCCAGTAA